One stretch of Zingiber officinale cultivar Zhangliang chromosome 6B, Zo_v1.1, whole genome shotgun sequence DNA includes these proteins:
- the LOC121990823 gene encoding pterocarpan synthase 1-like: MASSTSFSRFFISFFFAVVVLVFLVHVSFLTSTASGDEYQYQHLHLHLHERNLGAPNGTMVYAVELRREAPYGNGFGNIIVFDNVLRETAEPASPAIGMEQGFGVGSSLAQNSGLTMLELVFTAGRYGRSSLSVFGTLRSTEGASERAIVGGSGEFRLARGYVLSRVGGGTNETLIWELDAYILRHHN; encoded by the coding sequence ATGGCTTCCTCAACCTCGTTCTCCcgcttcttcatctccttcttcttcgCTGTCGTCGTTCTCGTCTTTCTCGTTCACGTTTCATTCCTCACAAGTACTGCCTCCGGCGACGAGTACCAGTACCAGCACCTGCACCTGCATCTCCACGAGAGAAACCTCGGCGCGCCCAACGGCACGATGGTGTACGCGGTGGAGCTTCGCCGGGAGGCCCCTTATGGAAACGGCTTCGGAAACATCATTGTCTTCGACAACGTGCTGCGCGAGACGGCGGAACCTGCCTCGCCGGCCATTGGCATGGAGCAGGGCTTCGGGGTGGGCTCCAGTTTGGCTCAGAATTCCGGCCTCACCATGCTGGAGCTGGTGTTCACCGCCGGAAGGTACGGCAGGAGCTCCCTCTCCGTGTTCGGTACATTAAGGTCGACGGAAGGCGCGTCGGAGCGGGCGATAGTCGGCGGAAGCGGCGAGTTCCGGCTGGCGAGGGGCTACGTGTTGTCCAGGGTCGGCGGCGGCACTAACGAAACACTCATTTGGGAGCTCGATGCTTATATTTTGCGTCACCATAACTAA